The Streptomyces sp. NBC_00224 genome has a window encoding:
- a CDS encoding spherulation-specific family 4 protein yields MPHLTTTGAPRAATSGRLGFGVPGCAHPLVAPVEWAELTRPGTPLHWAVLNVADGPGTRPDPHCLEAAGKLRNAGIRVLGHLDTAYGTRSFGEQISDAHRFLDWYRVDGFLLDRCPTDRDALPEVRRTVSTLRALREGAHLVLGQGAHPYPGYAEAADQLVTFTGPWSEYRWSQVAEWTADYPEERFCHFVHGVPRAHLDEALRIARWQGAGTIYFTDRGDDGGQMNPFETLPGYWDEIVSRIGPGISE; encoded by the coding sequence GTGCCGCATCTGACCACCACCGGCGCCCCGCGCGCGGCGACCTCGGGACGGCTCGGGTTCGGCGTCCCCGGCTGCGCGCACCCCCTGGTCGCCCCGGTCGAGTGGGCCGAGCTGACCCGCCCCGGCACCCCGCTGCACTGGGCGGTCCTGAACGTCGCCGACGGCCCGGGCACCCGGCCCGACCCGCACTGCCTGGAGGCCGCCGGAAAGCTGCGCAACGCGGGCATCCGCGTCCTGGGCCACCTCGACACCGCGTACGGGACCCGCTCCTTCGGCGAGCAGATCTCCGACGCGCACCGGTTCCTCGACTGGTACCGCGTCGACGGCTTCCTCCTGGACCGATGTCCCACGGACCGGGACGCGCTGCCGGAGGTGCGGCGCACGGTGTCGACCCTGCGGGCCCTGCGCGAGGGCGCCCACCTGGTCCTCGGCCAGGGCGCCCACCCGTACCCGGGCTACGCGGAGGCCGCCGACCAACTGGTCACCTTCACCGGCCCGTGGAGCGAGTACCGGTGGTCGCAAGTGGCCGAGTGGACCGCCGACTACCCGGAGGAGCGCTTCTGCCACTTCGTCCACGGGGTGCCCCGCGCCCACCTCGACGAGGCCCTGCGGATCGCCCGCTGGCAGGGCGCGGGCACGATCTACTTCACCGATCGCGGCGACGACGGGGGACAAATGAACCCATTCGAGACACTGCCCGGCTACTGGGACGAAATCGTCTCGCGTATCGGACCGGGTATCTCGGAATGA
- the moeZ gene encoding adenylyltransferase/sulfurtransferase MoeZ, giving the protein MSLPPLVEPAAELTVDEVRRYSRHLIIPDVGMDGQKRLKNAKVLCVGAGGLGSPALMYLAAAGVGTLGIVEFDEVDESNLQRQIIHSQADIGRSKAESAKDSVLGINPYVNVVLHEERLEAENVMDIFSQYDLIVDGTDNFATRYLVNDACVLLDKPYVWGSIYRFDGQASVFWSEYGPCYRCLYPEPPPPGMVPSCAEGGVLGVLCASIGSIQVTEAIKVLAGVGEPLVGRLMIYDALEMQYRQVKVRKDPNCAICGENPTVTELIDYEAFCGVVSEEAQEAALGSTITPRQLKEWIDADEKIEIIDVREPNEYEIVSIPGAKLIPKNEFLMGNALQDLPQDKRIVLHCKTGVRSAEVLAVLKSAGFADAVHVGGGVIGWVHQIEPEKPVY; this is encoded by the coding sequence GTGTCGCTGCCACCCTTGGTAGAGCCGGCTGCCGAGCTCACCGTCGACGAGGTCCGCAGGTACTCGCGCCACCTGATCATTCCCGATGTCGGGATGGACGGGCAGAAGCGGCTGAAGAACGCCAAGGTGCTCTGTGTGGGCGCCGGCGGCCTCGGCTCGCCGGCCCTGATGTACCTGGCCGCCGCCGGTGTCGGCACGCTCGGCATCGTCGAGTTCGACGAGGTCGACGAGTCGAACCTGCAGCGCCAGATCATCCACAGCCAGGCCGACATCGGCCGCTCCAAGGCCGAGTCCGCCAAGGACTCGGTCCTGGGGATCAACCCGTACGTGAACGTGGTCCTGCACGAAGAGCGGCTCGAAGCCGAGAACGTGATGGACATCTTCAGCCAGTACGACCTGATCGTCGACGGCACGGACAACTTCGCCACCCGGTACCTCGTCAACGACGCGTGCGTGCTGCTCGACAAGCCGTACGTGTGGGGCTCGATCTACCGGTTCGACGGCCAGGCCTCGGTCTTCTGGTCCGAGTACGGGCCCTGCTACCGCTGCCTCTACCCGGAGCCCCCGCCGCCGGGCATGGTCCCCTCCTGCGCCGAGGGCGGCGTCCTGGGCGTGCTCTGCGCGTCCATCGGCTCCATCCAGGTCACCGAGGCGATCAAGGTCCTCGCGGGCGTCGGCGAACCGCTGGTCGGCCGTCTGATGATCTACGACGCCCTGGAGATGCAGTACCGCCAGGTGAAGGTCCGCAAGGACCCGAACTGCGCGATCTGCGGCGAGAACCCGACCGTCACCGAGCTCATCGACTACGAGGCCTTCTGCGGCGTCGTGTCCGAGGAGGCCCAGGAGGCGGCGCTCGGCTCGACGATCACTCCCCGCCAGCTCAAGGAGTGGATCGACGCCGACGAGAAGATCGAGATCATCGACGTCCGCGAGCCGAACGAGTACGAGATCGTCTCCATCCCGGGCGCCAAGCTGATCCCGAAGAACGAGTTCCTGATGGGCAACGCCCTCCAGGACCTGCCGCAGGACAAGCGCATCGTGCTGCACTGCAAGACGGGCGTCCGCTCGGCCGAGGTGCTCGCGGTCCTGAAGTCCGCGGGCTTCGCGGACGCGGTCCACGTCGGCGGCGGCGTGATCGGCTGGGTCCACCAGATCGAGCCGGAGAAGCCCGTCTACTGA
- a CDS encoding alpha/beta hydrolase produces MNGLVRVRAGALAVVAVLAGGLLAGCDSGGEASGATAPPKSTASAAPTRSTDDKARALPDALTGQRPRWSSCQSSGWQCAEVKVPLDYAKPAGDTISVALVRKQARDKDKRIGSLLFNFGGPGGSGVEILPRAADTFRSLNSRYDLVGFDPRGVAKSSGVVCRDDKEQADAERRIDATPDTPAEEAAFLKDGADFGAGCERRSKKVLPYVGTSNAARDMDLLRQVLGDAKLNYFGISYGTELGGTYAHLFPHNVGRTVLDAVVDPTADTVGHARNQATGFQRALDDYLKSTGQDPKTGTERIAKLLSRLDERPLPTAGGRGLNQSLALTGIVMPLYSKESWPYLTQALTEAQERGTGNLLLAMADSYNDRSKSGRYGTQSHSQRAISCDDSKARPTAAQAKALLPEFRKISPVFGEFLAWDTAGWCANWPVPGERDVPEASAPGAGPVLVVGTTGDPATPYEGARRMADKLGAGVGVLLTNKGEGHGAYTKGNTCVMRTVDAYLLEGKVPANGTVCSS; encoded by the coding sequence ATGAACGGTCTTGTACGTGTACGGGCGGGGGCGCTGGCCGTCGTCGCCGTGCTGGCGGGCGGGTTGCTCGCGGGCTGCGACTCCGGCGGGGAGGCCTCGGGCGCCACCGCCCCGCCGAAGAGCACGGCCTCGGCCGCGCCGACGCGGAGCACGGACGACAAGGCGCGGGCGCTTCCGGACGCGCTCACCGGGCAGCGGCCGCGCTGGAGTTCGTGCCAGAGCTCGGGGTGGCAGTGCGCCGAGGTCAAGGTGCCGCTGGACTACGCGAAACCGGCCGGTGACACCATCTCCGTCGCGCTCGTGCGCAAGCAGGCACGCGACAAGGACAAGCGGATCGGCTCGCTGCTCTTCAACTTCGGCGGCCCCGGCGGCTCGGGCGTCGAGATCCTGCCGCGGGCCGCGGACACCTTCCGCTCCCTCAACTCCCGCTACGACCTCGTCGGTTTCGACCCGCGCGGCGTCGCCAAGAGCTCCGGCGTGGTGTGCCGCGACGACAAGGAACAGGCGGACGCCGAGCGGCGGATCGACGCCACCCCGGACACCCCGGCCGAGGAGGCGGCCTTCCTCAAGGACGGCGCCGACTTCGGCGCGGGCTGCGAACGCCGCTCCAAGAAGGTCCTGCCGTATGTGGGGACGAGCAACGCGGCCCGGGACATGGACCTGCTCCGCCAGGTCCTCGGCGACGCGAAGCTCAACTACTTCGGAATATCGTACGGAACCGAACTGGGCGGCACCTACGCCCACTTGTTCCCGCACAACGTGGGGCGGACCGTCCTGGACGCGGTGGTCGACCCGACCGCCGACACGGTGGGCCACGCCCGGAACCAGGCCACCGGCTTCCAGCGGGCGCTCGACGACTACTTGAAGTCGACCGGCCAGGACCCGAAGACGGGCACCGAGCGGATCGCGAAACTCCTGTCGCGGCTCGACGAGCGGCCGCTGCCCACGGCGGGCGGGCGGGGGCTCAACCAGAGCCTCGCACTGACCGGCATCGTCATGCCGCTGTACTCGAAGGAGAGCTGGCCCTACCTCACCCAGGCGCTCACGGAGGCTCAGGAGCGCGGCACCGGCAATCTGCTGCTCGCGATGGCCGACTCCTACAACGACCGCTCCAAGAGCGGCCGTTACGGGACGCAGAGCCACTCTCAGCGGGCGATCTCCTGCGACGACAGCAAGGCCCGGCCGACCGCCGCACAGGCGAAGGCGCTGCTGCCGGAGTTCCGGAAGATATCGCCGGTCTTCGGGGAGTTCCTGGCCTGGGACACGGCCGGCTGGTGTGCGAACTGGCCGGTGCCGGGCGAGCGGGACGTGCCGGAGGCGAGCGCCCCGGGGGCGGGCCCGGTGCTGGTGGTGGGCACCACCGGCGACCCGGCGACCCCGTACGAGGGCGCGAGGAGGATGGCGGACAAGCTGGGCGCGGGAGTGGGGGTGCTGCTGACCAACAAGGGCGAGGGACACGGCGCGTACACCAAGGGCAACACCTGTGTGATGCGGACCGTCGACGCGTATCTGCTGGAGGGCAAGGTCCCGGCGAACGGGACCGTCTGCTCGTCCTAG
- a CDS encoding alpha/beta hydrolase translates to MENSAALRAASLATVTAAVLLAATGCSDSGTKESSPAKASALASQKLNWKKCGAPSPAEGSGDAPSPPPGGGEWKCATMRVPLDYDKPDAGSVELALIRAEAREKDKRIGSLIFNFGGPGGSGVTTLPAAAGDYEKLRARYDLVSFDPRGVGSSAPVECESDSQLDRYFAQDFTPDGAAEEKSLTDNMKSFAATCQSNSGRVLPHVGTTSAARDMDLMRQVLGDDKLYYFGISYGTELGGVYAHLFPKNVGRAVFDAVVDPTSTAEQGALGQAKGFQLALDNFAQDCVDRGDRCQLAGSNPKEVEAGIVKLLTGLDKQPIPGSGTRMLTQTEATNGIAQALYSKEYWQLLEQGVDEAEGGSGALLLALSDAMNGRAKDGTYSNIQAANTAINCADFKDRYSLDQTKAKLPEFRKASPVFGDFLGWGLLGCTAWSVPGQWSTPDVSAPGAAPIVVVGNTGDPATPYEGARHMAEKLGPGVGVELTYKGQGHGAYNSGSKCVQDAVNTYLLDGRAPAAGTVCQ, encoded by the coding sequence ATGGAGAACTCCGCCGCCCTGCGTGCCGCCTCTCTCGCCACCGTCACCGCCGCCGTACTGCTCGCCGCCACTGGGTGCTCCGACAGCGGGACCAAGGAGTCGTCCCCGGCCAAGGCGTCGGCGCTCGCCTCCCAGAAGCTGAACTGGAAGAAGTGCGGCGCGCCCTCCCCGGCGGAGGGGAGCGGGGACGCGCCCTCGCCGCCGCCCGGCGGGGGCGAGTGGAAGTGCGCCACCATGCGCGTGCCCCTCGACTACGACAAGCCCGACGCCGGGTCTGTCGAGCTCGCGCTCATCCGGGCCGAGGCCCGCGAGAAGGACAAGCGCATCGGGTCGCTGATCTTCAACTTCGGCGGCCCGGGCGGCTCCGGAGTGACCACCCTGCCCGCCGCCGCGGGCGACTACGAGAAACTCAGGGCCCGCTACGACCTGGTGAGCTTCGACCCGCGCGGGGTCGGCTCCAGCGCACCCGTGGAGTGCGAGAGCGACAGCCAGCTCGACCGCTACTTCGCGCAGGACTTCACGCCGGACGGCGCGGCCGAGGAGAAATCCCTCACCGACAACATGAAGTCGTTCGCCGCGACCTGCCAGTCCAACTCGGGGCGGGTCCTTCCCCATGTCGGCACCACCAGCGCCGCGCGCGACATGGACCTGATGCGCCAGGTCCTGGGCGACGACAAGCTGTACTACTTCGGCATCTCCTACGGGACCGAACTGGGCGGGGTATACGCCCACTTGTTCCCCAAGAACGTCGGCCGGGCCGTCTTCGACGCCGTCGTCGACCCCACCAGCACCGCCGAGCAGGGCGCGCTCGGGCAGGCCAAGGGCTTCCAGCTCGCCCTCGACAACTTCGCCCAGGACTGCGTGGACCGGGGCGACCGGTGCCAGCTGGCCGGATCGAACCCGAAGGAGGTCGAGGCCGGCATCGTCAAGCTCCTCACCGGCCTCGACAAGCAGCCCATCCCCGGCAGCGGCACCCGCATGCTGACGCAGACCGAGGCGACCAACGGCATCGCCCAGGCCCTGTACTCCAAGGAGTACTGGCAGCTCCTTGAGCAGGGCGTGGACGAGGCGGAGGGCGGGAGCGGCGCCCTCCTGCTCGCCCTGTCCGACGCGATGAACGGCCGGGCCAAGGATGGTACTTACAGCAACATCCAGGCGGCCAACACCGCCATCAACTGTGCTGATTTCAAGGATCGTTACTCACTGGACCAAACGAAGGCCAAGCTGCCCGAGTTCCGCAAGGCGTCCCCCGTTTTCGGCGACTTCCTCGGCTGGGGTCTGCTGGGCTGCACCGCCTGGTCCGTGCCCGGCCAGTGGAGCACCCCCGACGTGAGCGCACCGGGCGCGGCGCCGATCGTGGTCGTCGGCAACACCGGCGACCCGGCCACGCCGTACGAGGGCGCCAGGCACATGGCGGAGAAGCTCGGGCCGGGCGTGGGGGTGGAGCTGACGTACAAGGGGCAGGGGCACGGGGCGTACAACAGCGGCAGCAAGTGCGTGCAGGACGCGGTGAACACGTATCTGCTGGACGGCAGGGCCCCGGCGGCCGGGACGGTCTGCCAGTAG